The window ATTCATTGTTGTTCATATTGTTTTTCAAGAGGTAGCGCCCCGGTTTCACTTCAAGAGTGTAGTTTTTTTTTCCACAAAGCCATTCAAAAGAATCCATGTCAATAACAACGGAATCCTTGTTTAATAAAGACTTCACATCATTAAAATCTGAACCAGTGGGTATATACAAATACATGGTTTCCTTGTCTCCAAGGTTCACATTACTGATAAAAATTAATTTATAATATTTATAACCTATAATTGCTGCCCCCGAAAATAAGAGCAAAATCAATACAATAAGCCCCCGAAAAAAATTCCTTCGAACACTATTTTTCTTTCGGGATTTTTTTTCGGTTTTTACAGTTATGTGTTTTTTTTTCTTCTTAACAGGCATAATCACTCGTTAATGAATTGCAACATAAAAACATTTTTCCATATTTGGTTGTGACGCAACCAATGTTTTTTCAACCCGATATCCTTATATCCCATCTTTCGAAACAAGGCAAGACTTGTGAGATTATCTTCGGATATGTTGCAATAGAGCTGATGTAATCCTAAAGTGTTGAAAACATAATCATGCATCATTTCGAGAGTTGCTTTTGCGTATCCAAGTTTTTGTTTTTCAGGAATTATTATGATACCAATTCCTGCCCTTAAGTTCACGGCATCTGCATCAAAAAGTTCCACTGTGCCTATTCTCTGTGACTTTTCGGTGTCGTTAGTGGTGATAATCATTCTCAGTTGTTTCATGACAAAAAAATCCTGTTCACAACTCAGAATATATTGCTCAATGGCATAACGTGACAAAGGTGTGGTATTTTCGCTTAATGTCCAATTCGCGGTGTCATTTTCAAGCTGATACAGAAAATCGATATCCTCGGGTTCGGGTGCCCTAAGGCAAATGCGTTTATCATACATAATAAATCAAATTTCTATTTGTCCTGAAAAAACATGAGTGACAGGTCCTTCAAGCCAAATATCCTTATACGTATTTTCATTTTTTGTAAAACTAACTTTAAGATTCCCCCCTTTAGTTTGAATATTGTAGGTTGTTCCAATCATAAAGCAAGAGGCTGCAATTGCTGCAGCAGTAACTCCCGTGCCACACGAAAGTGTTTCTTCTTCCACTCCACGCTCATAAGTCCTAACATACAAATCGTTATCTCTTATCTCAACAAAATCCACATTGGTGCCCGCAGGAGCAAATAAGCTGCTATAACGAATTTCCCTGCCTTCTTTTTCAAGGTTAATTTCATCCGCATTACGAACAAAAGCAACATAATGCGGAGAGCCCGTATCCAGAAAATAATAATCAGGGCTTTGCCGTACTTCTGTAACATCATTCATTCTGAGCCTTACCATTGCTGTGTTTTTTTCCACAAGAATAACTTCTGCATGATGAATTCCGTCAACAGCTTTAAAAATTATTTTTTTATTAATATCAAAATGCTGATATGCGTAAGCAGAAATACAACGTCCACCGTTACCACACATGCTCCCCTCATGTCCATCAGAGTTAAAATACCGCATTGAAAAATCATATTCTTGGGAGTTTCCCAAAAGCAAAAGCCCATCAGCACCAATTCCAAAACGCCTGTCGCATAATAATTTTACGACATCTGTTGCCGGGTCAAATTTTTTGTCTTTGTTGTTAATAAGGATAAAATCGTTGCCCGTGCCATGAAACTTCTCAAAAACAACCGTCATAAAGTACTGAGTGTTTTTATTATGGATTCGTTCCTGACCTGATTAAATGGTTTGAAATTATCAGTATAGTCAATGGAGTAATAGTCTTTGTTATACTTGATAAATAATTGGTTATTATGTCCGAGCAGCGACAAATTGTTTACTTCGAGCAGACCAAAAACCACCAGTTTATTATCATCCATTTTATATCCCTTGTAATTTAAAGGAGACCTCCAGAATTCAACACGTAACATATCCGGTGACTTCCTTTTTGTTTTGTAATTTTCTGTCAGTATTGAATCCAATTCATACTGTTCATTGTCGGAAGGGACTTCACCGATTATATTAACCATTCTTGAGGTTATCATTTCGTCTTTTGTCACAACGATATTTTCGTGAGAAACCGGTCTGTCATCAAGAGTATCTTTAGTAATTTCGTTATTATATAATTCAATGAGCTCTTCCACACTTAACTTAGATGTATCGGATTTCAGGCTGTCAATAAATGTGTCAGGGATTTTGAATTTGGCTTTTTGATATTCATATTTCTTCTTTATAAATTCTTTCTCCTGTTGTTTATCATCATTGTAATCATTTTTGACAATAATATTCTTACTAAACAAATCACTGAAAAAATTATGCTTATCCAATTGCCACCAGATGACACCGCCTGCAACAAAAAAACCCAGGATAAGTCCAAGTAAAAGATATATTATTTTATTATCCTTGTAATTCATTCGTGTGGAAAATGACAAATTTTACACAAAGATAATACAAATAAAAAGATTTTGGTTGAACAAATTTTTTACTGAAATTTATACTATATGTGCTCTGAAGGCGTTTTTTTAATGCTAAATATTTAAAAATTAGGTATAGAATTTGATAGAAAAAAATTTCAAAATAAAAAGCAATGAAAAGAATAGTAACAACCATCGGAATTGCTCTGGCAACGAGCCTCATAACTATTTTGGCTTTCAGGTATGCCGACAATAAAAACCAAAATATACAGACCTATTTTAAAAATCAGTTGCCTGCTTATCCGGCATCATTCAGTCATGCGTCTTTCTCAACAAACCCTGATTTCACGGCAGCTGCAGAAAAAACAATACACGCCGTGGTTCATATACAGACTCAGTATTACTATAAAAATTCATATTATGACCAGTTTTTCGGTTATGACCCGTTTTTTAACTTTTTCAACCAGCGGCGTTATAACAACACACCCATTGAAACTATGGGTTCAGGTGTTTTAATTTCTGAAAACGGGTACATCGTTACCAATAATCATGTTGTAAATGAAGCTACTAAAATAATGGTCACATTAAATGATAAAAGAACTTATGAAGCAAAAATTATTGGCACTGATGCCGGGACTGATCTGGCTTTAATTAAAATTGAAGAAAATAATCTGCCCTATATCACCTATGGAAACTCCGATGAAGTTAAAATCGGGGAATGGGTTCTTGCTGTAGGCAACCCCTTTAACCTGACCTCTACCGTAACAGCAGGAATTGTCAGTGCCAAGGCAAGAGATATTAATATCTGGGGAGACAAAACTACTGTTGAATCTTTTATACAAACAGATGCAGCCATTAATCCGGGGAACAGCGGCGGGGCACTGGTAAATACCACTGGCGAACTTATAGGTATCAATGCAGCCATTGCCAGCAATACAGGTTCGTTCACAGGGTACTCTTTCGCTATACCTTCAAATATCGTTCGCAAAATCATTGCAGACATTATGGAATTCGGTCAAGTGCAACGGGCATTTATGGGACTCAGTTTTACTGACCTCGACAATAAGCTGGCAGAAGCAAAAAAACTTAAGGATTTAAACGGTCTTTATGTGCAATCCATTTACGAAGGCGGCTCCGCAGAAATTGCAGGCATTAAACAGGGCGATGTGATTGTTAAAGTCAACGGGAATAACATCCACAGTTCATCCGAAATGAAAGAAATTTTAATCCGCCAAAGGCCGGGAGACAAAATTGATGTTACCGTGCTTCGGGAAAATGAAGAAAAAAATTTCACTCTAACACTTCAAAACAGGGAGGGAGGCACTGCCATCCTCAATAAAAGTGCTGAAAGCCAAAATGTTTTCGGGGCAACGCTTACTGAGATTGATGAAAACACTAAAACCCGCCTTGGAATAAATAACGGAGTTAAAATAAGCAAATTAGAACGCGGAAAATTATCTAATGCAGGAATTAAGGAAGGGTTTATTATTACGCGCATTGATAATAAAACAATGAAAACGGTGAACGATGTAACCAATATTCTCTCAAGCAAACAAGGAGCCGTGTTAATTGAAGGCATTTATTCAAATGGGATGCAGGCATATTTTGCCTTTGCACTGTAACAATAAATGTTTCAATTCGTAAACAGTCATTTATAAGACATTATAAAAAGATTTGGTGGTTACAGAAAAAAGTTGTACCTTTGTACCCGTTTCCCATCAAAATTAAATTACTGAAAATCAATTATTTACAAGAAAGGTTTCTGTTAAATGAGGCAATTAAAGATAACAAAATCAATCACAAACAGGGAAACGGCTTCCCTTGACAAATATTTGCAGGAAATTGGCCGTGAAGAACTTATCACAGCCGATGAAGAAGTGAAGCTGACTCAGCAGATAAAGGCAGGAAATCAGGAAGCACTTGAAAAGTTGACTAAAGCCAATCTGCGTTTCGTTGTTTCTGTTGCGAAACAATATCAAAATCAGGGCTTGAGCCTTCCCGACCTTATTAATGAAGGTAATCTTGGACTGATAAAAGCCGCCAAACGTTTTGATGAAACCAGAGGCTTTAAATTTATCTCTTATGCCGTTTGGTGGATACGCCAATCCATTTTGCAGGCGCTTGCAGAACAATCCAGAATTGTCCGCTTGCCTCTGAATCAGGTTGGATCCTTAAATCGTATTTCCAAAGAATTATCACGCCTCGAACAAAAATTTGAACGTCCTCCCCTTCCCGATGAACTTGCTGAATCTTTAGATATTCCTCAGGAGAAAATAAATGCGGTAATGAAAATCTCCACCAGGCATGTTTCCATGGATGCTCCCTTAGCTCAGGACGAAGAAACCAAGTTCATAGATGTTTATATGAACGAAGACGGCCCAACTACAGATAATAACCTTATGTACGAATCTTTATCAAGAGAGATACAGCGTTCTTTATCCACACTTACGGATAAAGAAAGGGATGTCATTAACCTGTATTTTGGCCTTGGCATGAACCACGGGCTTACTCTTGAAGAAATTGCCGTAAAATTTGACCTGACACGTGAACGCGTTAGGCAGATTAAAGAAAAAGCCATCAGAAGATTGAAGCACACCTCACGAAGTAAATTGTTAAAAGCGTATTTAGGACAGTAAAATTTACCTTTTAATCTTTGTAACGGGCAATAGGAGTTATTCCTCCGCGGACTTTATCCTTAATTTTTACCAATATCTCGGTATCCAAAGGTAAAAGAATATCCACACGGGATCCAAATTTTATAAACCCCAGTTGGTCACACTGCATTGCTTGCATTTTTTCTTCTGCATAACATATGATACGCCTTGCCACAAAGCCGGCAATTTGTCTGACCAGAATCGGTGACCGCCCCTCGGGTTTTATGATGGTGGTTGTTTGCTCGTTCATATATGAAGACTTTGGTTTTCGGGCAACAAAATACCTTCCATAATAATCTTCTGTTTTAATGACTTTCCCGCTAACAGGGAACCAATTAACATGCACATTATTTAGCGACATAAAAACCGAAACCTGAATGCGTTTTTCATTCAGATATTTTTCTTCATTAATTTCTTCAATAGCAACAACCACGCCGTCAGCGCCGGAAAAAATAATCTTATCATCTAAAACAAAATCCCGCGAAGGCTCTCTAAAAAAACGTATGATAATAATGAGCCAGATAAACGTAAAAGCAAGCATCAGTATATCAAACAAAAGATAATCCTGAAAAAATAAAAATAAGGGGATATTTATAGCGAAAAATATCAGAATAAAAATCAGTATGATAACCTTACCTTCTTTGTGTATTTTCATAGGCTGTTAGCAATAAAAATATAAATGTATAAAAAAACAAAAGGAGCTGCAAACAAAATGCTGTCGAAACGGTCGAGCATGCCGCCATGACCGGGCAATAAACTGCCGGAATCTTTTACC is drawn from Bacteroidales bacterium and contains these coding sequences:
- a CDS encoding GNAT family N-acetyltransferase, with amino-acid sequence MYDKRICLRAPEPEDIDFLYQLENDTANWTLSENTTPLSRYAIEQYILSCEQDFFVMKQLRMIITTNDTEKSQRIGTVELFDADAVNLRAGIGIIIIPEKQKLGYAKATLEMMHDYVFNTLGLHQLYCNISEDNLTSLALFRKMGYKDIGLKKHWLRHNQIWKNVFMLQFINE
- the dapF gene encoding diaminopimelate epimerase, producing MTVVFEKFHGTGNDFILINNKDKKFDPATDVVKLLCDRRFGIGADGLLLLGNSQEYDFSMRYFNSDGHEGSMCGNGGRCISAYAYQHFDINKKIIFKAVDGIHHAEVILVEKNTAMVRLRMNDVTEVRQSPDYYFLDTGSPHYVAFVRNADEINLEKEGREIRYSSLFAPAGTNVDFVEIRDNDLYVRTYERGVEEETLSCGTGVTAAAIAASCFMIGTTYNIQTKGGNLKVSFTKNENTYKDIWLEGPVTHVFSGQIEI
- a CDS encoding Do family serine endopeptidase, translating into MKRIVTTIGIALATSLITILAFRYADNKNQNIQTYFKNQLPAYPASFSHASFSTNPDFTAAAEKTIHAVVHIQTQYYYKNSYYDQFFGYDPFFNFFNQRRYNNTPIETMGSGVLISENGYIVTNNHVVNEATKIMVTLNDKRTYEAKIIGTDAGTDLALIKIEENNLPYITYGNSDEVKIGEWVLAVGNPFNLTSTVTAGIVSAKARDINIWGDKTTVESFIQTDAAINPGNSGGALVNTTGELIGINAAIASNTGSFTGYSFAIPSNIVRKIIADIMEFGQVQRAFMGLSFTDLDNKLAEAKKLKDLNGLYVQSIYEGGSAEIAGIKQGDVIVKVNGNNIHSSSEMKEILIRQRPGDKIDVTVLRENEEKNFTLTLQNREGGTAILNKSAESQNVFGATLTEIDENTKTRLGINNGVKISKLERGKLSNAGIKEGFIITRIDNKTMKTVNDVTNILSSKQGAVLIEGIYSNGMQAYFAFAL
- a CDS encoding RNA polymerase sigma factor RpoD/SigA, with the translated sequence MRQLKITKSITNRETASLDKYLQEIGREELITADEEVKLTQQIKAGNQEALEKLTKANLRFVVSVAKQYQNQGLSLPDLINEGNLGLIKAAKRFDETRGFKFISYAVWWIRQSILQALAEQSRIVRLPLNQVGSLNRISKELSRLEQKFERPPLPDELAESLDIPQEKINAVMKISTRHVSMDAPLAQDEETKFIDVYMNEDGPTTDNNLMYESLSREIQRSLSTLTDKERDVINLYFGLGMNHGLTLEEIAVKFDLTRERVRQIKEKAIRRLKHTSRSKLLKAYLGQ
- a CDS encoding phosphatidylserine decarboxylase family protein, whose protein sequence is MKIHKEGKVIILIFILIFFAINIPLFLFFQDYLLFDILMLAFTFIWLIIIIRFFREPSRDFVLDDKIIFSGADGVVVAIEEINEEKYLNEKRIQVSVFMSLNNVHVNWFPVSGKVIKTEDYYGRYFVARKPKSSYMNEQTTTIIKPEGRSPILVRQIAGFVARRIICYAEEKMQAMQCDQLGFIKFGSRVDILLPLDTEILVKIKDKVRGGITPIARYKD